A region of Rhinoraja longicauda isolate Sanriku21f chromosome 31, sRhiLon1.1, whole genome shotgun sequence DNA encodes the following proteins:
- the LOC144608216 gene encoding uncharacterized protein LOC144608216: MAIGCGWAYRGRTKDIIIYGCSGDTAPIATDGTGRREAEETAVHFHEGRWPGWLGSNSSEYSSASGFAYRNTSLLCPRVKIIAQRVSATVGKRICLVCTGKVPTSRRWWLWKTSRTMANSTVEWERLNNNTHITISGTKEQLSVCWDKWWEPDEGIYMCMWGSRYRCPTGNSIFFQRQWQDDGKGMRCDVSSRACGVPLSPIPVNATELITRPRITPPTVPLAVAQEGECPKTTKGPGNGLVLLPTDQVLYQGVHYAVASVILNLTEVRLPGWCPRETERLYQVLLTNMFRQFYEFDLASVDKESLYSQELEDWGQTGRHRRGVVNDVFTGFNTGTSVVNALDTMELQTQINRLKSQLKGILTDENKVVGSELHEDQAMTLHLREIIAELDFTDLQRFVAHFGYAIPPLPEHLTTLLKAVAVSQRHFYTLEQKTVEIGSEILDIVIPPWWDLFTNIEVPSWVRIASHALVVVQAGIVLYLLCVKCKRGQHLNNRVYQGEWRDRYVRVGEQDPAASC, encoded by the coding sequence atggcgatcggatgtgggtgggcctatcggggccgcaccaaggacatcatcatttacggctgctccggggacacggctcccatcgcgaccgatgggactggaaggagagaagcggaggagaccgcagttcacttccatgaaggccggtggccggggtggctgggatcgaactcttcagagtattccagcgcctcaggctttgcttatcggaacacttcgttattgtgcccgagagtcaagatcatcgcccaaagggtaagcgccaccgttggaaaaaggatctgcctggtatgcacggggaaggtccccacgaGCAGACGGTGGTGGCTGTGGAAAACGagccggacaatggccaactccactgttgagtgggagagacttaacaacaacactcacataactatttctgggactaaagaacagttgagtgtgtgttgggacaaatggtgggaaccggatgaggggatttatatgtgtatgtggggttcgaggtatcgctgtcccacgggcaacagcatatttttccagagacagtggcaggatgacggtaaggggatgaggtgtgatgttagctcgcgggcttgtggggtccccctttccccaatcccggtaaacgccactgaactcatcacacgaccacgcataacacctcccacagttccgctggcagtagcacaggagggtgagtgcccaaaaaccactaaggggcccgggaatggcctggtactgctaccgactgaccaggtattgtaccagggggtgcactacgcggtagcctcggtgatcttaaacctcaccgaggtgcggttgccggggtggtgccccagggaaactgaaagactgtaccaggtgctactgaccaacatgttccggcaattttacgagttcgaccttgccagtgtggacaaggagaGCTTGTATAGCCAAGAGCTGGAGGACTGGGGTCAGACGGGGAGGCATAGGAGGGGTGTAGTGAATGATGTATTTACGGGCTTTAACACCGGGACATCTGTGGTCAACGCTCTAGATACCATGGAGCTGCAGACCCAGATTAACAGGTTAAAGTCGCAGTTAAAAGGCATCCTCACGGATGAGAACAAGGTCGTCGGGTCCGAGCTGCATGAGGACCAGGCGATGACActacacctgcgcgagataatcgCCGAGCTGGACTTCACCGACCTGCAGCGATTTGTAGCGCATTTCGGGtacgccattccccctctccccgaacatctcacaaccctgttaAAGGCAGTCGCCGTGTCACAAAGGCACTTTTATaccctggagcaaaagacagTAGAGATAGGGTCCGAAATATTGGACATTGTGATTCCACCATggtgggacctgttcaccaatatcgaggtcccgtcttgggttaggatagcgtcacacgcattagttgtggtacaagcagggatagtattatatttattatgtgtaaaatgtaaaagagggcagcacctcaataaccgagtatatcagggggaatggagagaccgttacgtgcgggtgggcgagcaggacccagccgcaagctgctag